The Corvus cornix cornix isolate S_Up_H32 chromosome 12, ASM73873v5, whole genome shotgun sequence genome includes a window with the following:
- the TMEM115 gene encoding LOW QUALITY PROTEIN: transmembrane protein 115 (The sequence of the model RefSeq protein was modified relative to this genomic sequence to represent the inferred CDS: inserted 1 base in 1 codon), giving the protein MRRYLPVARQHFLAALAGTSVVVKSLSAAVVLLYLLSFGLDTAYGLGVTPGYLLPPXFWVWTLLTHGLVEDRAWGLAASLATLGAAGRLLEPLWGALELLVFFAVVNISVGLLAALAYFLTYVASFHLDYLFAVRIHGGLGFLGGVLVALKQTMGDSTVLKVPQVRMKAVPMLLLLLLALLRLAALVESNVLASYGFGLLSSWVYLRFYQRHSRGRGDMSDHFAFATFFPEILQPVVGLVANLVHSVLVKVRLCRKTVKRYDVGAPSSITISLPGTDPQDAERRRQLALKALNERLKRVEDQSAWPSMEDDEEEAAAKADSPLLPEPGAAGKSPGQESNLISFQDAPAQL; this is encoded by the exons ATGCGGCGGTACCTGCCGGTGGCCCGGCAGCACTTCCTGGCGGCGCTGGCCGGCACCAGCGTGGTGGTGAAGTCGCTGAGCGCCGCCGTGGTGCTGCTGTACCTGCTCTCCTTCGGGCTGGACACGGCCTACGGGCTGGGGGTGACGCCCGGCTACCTCCTGCCCC ACTTCTGGGTGTGGACGCTGCTGACGCACGGGCTGGTGGAGGACCGCGCCTGGGGGCTGGCGGCCAGCCTGGCCACGCTGGGGGCGGCCGGGCggctgctggagcccctctgggGCGCGCTGGAGCTGCTCGTCTTCTTCGCCGTGGTGAACATCTCCGTGGGGCTCCTGGCGGCCCTCGCTTACTTCCTCACCTATGTGGCCTCCTTCCACCTCGACTATCTGTTCGCTGTCCGCATCCACGGCGGGCTGGGCTTCCTTGGGGGGGTCTTGGTGGCCCTCAAGCAGACGATGGGGGACAGCACCGTACTGAAGGTGCCTCAGGTCAGAATGAAGGCTGTCCCcatgctcctgctccttctcctggctctgctgcgGCTCGCTGCCCTCGTCGAGAGCAATGTACTGGCCTCGTACGGCTTCgggctcctctccagctgggtCTATCTACGCTTCTACCAGCGGCACAGTAGAGGCCGCGGAGACATGAGCGACCACTTCGCCTTCGCCACTTTCTTCCCCGAGATCCTGCAGCCCGTGGTGGGTCTAGTGGCCAACCTGGTGCACAGCGTGCTGGTGAAGGTGCGGCTGTGCCGCAAGACCGTCAAGCGCTACGACGTGGGTGCCCCGTCCTCCATCACCATCAGCCTGCCGGGGACGGACCCCCAGGACGCCGAGAGGAGAAG gcagctggccCTGAAGGCCTTGAACGAGCGGCTGAAGCGAGTGGAGGACCAGTCGGCCTGGCCCAGCATGGAGGATGATGAGGAGGAGGCGGCAGCCAAGGCTGACAGCCCACTGCTGCCCGAGCCTGGCGCGGCCGGGAAGAGTCCCGGCCAGGAGTCCAACCTCATCAGCTTCCAGGACGCCCCGGCACAGCTGTGA
- the LOC104683212 gene encoding cytochrome b561 domain-containing protein 2, translated as MALTAETESRLYRSLRVASGAAAHLVALGFPAAVAVLARPGSSLFSWHPLLMALAFSFLMTEALLIFSPETSLLRSFSRKVRVRAHWALQLLALLCALLGLGIITYNKHLNGKGHFVTWHGLTGLLAVLYAGGQCAGGVLLLYPKLMKNWTLAKLKLYHATSGLVGYLLGCASLMLGMCSLWFTTTVTGASWYLAMLCPIITSLVIMNQVSNAYLYRKRSQH; from the exons ATGGCCCTGACGGCCGAGACCGAGTCCCGGCTGTACCGCTCGCTGCGCGTCGCCTCCGGCGCCGCCGCGCACCTCGTGGCGCTGGGATTCCCTGCCGCCGTGGCCGTGCTGGCGCGGCCCGGATCCA GTCTGTTCTCCTGGCACCCGCTGCTCATGGCCCTCGCG TTCTCGTTCCTGATGACGGAAGCGCTGCTGATCTTCTCCCCGGAGACCTCGCTGCTGCGCTCCTTCTCCCGCAAAGTCCGAGTGCGGGCGCACTGGGCCCTGCAGCTGCTCGCCCTGCTCTGCGcgctcctggggctgggaatCATCACCTACAACAAGCACCTGAACGGCAAGGGCCACTTTGTCACCTGGCACGGGCTGACGGGGCTGCTGGCCGTGCTGTATGCCGGAGGGCAGTGCGCTGGGGGTGTGCTCCTGCTCTACCCCAAGCTGATGAAGAACTGGACGCTGGCCAAGCTGAAGCTGTACCACGCAACCTCAGGGCTGGTGGGCtacctgctgggctgtgccagcctgaTGCTGGGCATGTGCTCCCTGTGGTTCACCACCACGGTGACCGGTGCCTCGTGGTACCTCGCCATGCTGTGTCCCATCATCACCAGCCTGGTTATCATGAACCAGGTGAGCAATGCGTACCTGTACCGCAAGCGGAGTCAGCACTGA
- the NPRL2 gene encoding GATOR complex protein NPRL2 isoform X1 yields MGGRIECVFFSEFHPTLGPKITYQVPEDFISRELFDTIQVYVITKPELQNKLITVTAMEKKLIGCPVCIEHKKYSRNALLFNLGFVCDARAKACALEPIVKKLAGYLTTLELESGFISNEESKQKLVPIMTILLEELNAKGKCTLPIDESNTIHLKVIEQRPDPPIVQEYDVPVFTQDKDDFFNSQWDLTTQQILPYIDGFRHVQKISAEADVELNLVRIAVQNLLYYGVVTLVSILQYSNVYCTTPKVQDLVDDKGLLEECLSYVTKQGHKRASLRDVFQLYCGLSPGTTVRDLISRYTLQLQRVDERRLIQFGLMKGLIRRLQKYPVKVARDERSHPARLYTGCHSYDEICCKTGMSYKELDERLENDPNIIMCWK; encoded by the exons ATGGGCGGCCGCATCGAGTGCGTGTTCTTCAGCGAGTTCCACCCCACGCTGGGGCCCAAAATCACCTACCAG GTCCCGGAGGACTTCATCTCCCGGGAGCTGTTTGACACCATCCAGGTGTATGTCATCACGAAGCCCGAGCTGCAGAACAAGCTGATCACCGT GACGGCCATGGAGAAGAAGCTGATTGGCTGCCCTGTGTGCATCGAGCACAAGAAGTACAGCCGGAATGCTCTGCTCTTCAACCTGGGCTTCGTGTGCGACGCCAGAGCCAAGGCCTGTGCGCTGGAGCCCATCGTGAAGAAGCTGGCTGGCTACCTCACCACCCTCGAG CTGGAAAGCGGATTCATCTCCAACGAGGAGAGTAAACAGAAGCTGGTTCCCATCATGACCAtcctgctggaggagctgaatGCCAAAGGGAAGTGCACCCTGCCCATAG ATGAGTCGAACACCATCCACCTGAAGGTGATTGAGCAGCGCCCGGACCCCCCCATTGTGCAGGAGTACGACGTCCCTGTCTTCACCCAAGACAAGGATGACTTCTTCAACTCCCAGTGGGATCTCACCACGCAGCAG aTCTTGCCCTACATTGATGGATTTCGGCACGTGCAGAAGATTTCGGCGGAAGCTGATGTGGAGCTGAACTTGGTGCGCATCGCTGTGCAGAACCTGCT GTACTACGGAGTTGTCACACTTGTCTCCATACTCCAG TACTCCAATGTCTACTGCACCACGCCGAAGGTCCAGGACCTGGTGGATGACAAGGGTCTCCTGGAAGAGTGTCTGTCCTATGTCACCAAACAAG GGCATAAGAGGGCCAGCCTCAGGGATGTCTTCCAGCTGTACTGCGGCCTGAGCCCTGGCACCACCGTGCGAGACCTCATCTCCCGCTAcaccctgcagctccagagggtGGACGAGAG GAGGCTTATCCAGTTTGGTTTGATGAAGGGCCTTATTCGGCGGCTCCAGAAATACCCCGTCAAGGTCGCCCGGGATGAGCGGAGCCACCCAGCCCGGCTGTACACGGGCTGCCACAGCTACGATGAGATCTGCTGCAAGACTG GCATGAGTTACAAGGAGCTGGATGAGCGCCTGGAGAACGACCCCAACATCATCATGTGCTGGAAGTGA
- the NPRL2 gene encoding GATOR complex protein NPRL2 isoform X2 — protein MAVPASGGSWPRGRHGHCGAPRTAMEKKLIGCPVCIEHKKYSRNALLFNLGFVCDARAKACALEPIVKKLAGYLTTLELESGFISNEESKQKLVPIMTILLEELNAKGKCTLPIDESNTIHLKVIEQRPDPPIVQEYDVPVFTQDKDDFFNSQWDLTTQQILPYIDGFRHVQKISAEADVELNLVRIAVQNLLYYGVVTLVSILQYSNVYCTTPKVQDLVDDKGLLEECLSYVTKQGHKRASLRDVFQLYCGLSPGTTVRDLISRYTLQLQRVDERRLIQFGLMKGLIRRLQKYPVKVARDERSHPARLYTGCHSYDEICCKTGMSYKELDERLENDPNIIMCWK, from the exons ATGGCAGTGCCAGCGAGCGGGGGCTCCTGGCCCCGTGGCCGGCACGGTCACTGCGGTGCCCCCAG GACGGCCATGGAGAAGAAGCTGATTGGCTGCCCTGTGTGCATCGAGCACAAGAAGTACAGCCGGAATGCTCTGCTCTTCAACCTGGGCTTCGTGTGCGACGCCAGAGCCAAGGCCTGTGCGCTGGAGCCCATCGTGAAGAAGCTGGCTGGCTACCTCACCACCCTCGAG CTGGAAAGCGGATTCATCTCCAACGAGGAGAGTAAACAGAAGCTGGTTCCCATCATGACCAtcctgctggaggagctgaatGCCAAAGGGAAGTGCACCCTGCCCATAG ATGAGTCGAACACCATCCACCTGAAGGTGATTGAGCAGCGCCCGGACCCCCCCATTGTGCAGGAGTACGACGTCCCTGTCTTCACCCAAGACAAGGATGACTTCTTCAACTCCCAGTGGGATCTCACCACGCAGCAG aTCTTGCCCTACATTGATGGATTTCGGCACGTGCAGAAGATTTCGGCGGAAGCTGATGTGGAGCTGAACTTGGTGCGCATCGCTGTGCAGAACCTGCT GTACTACGGAGTTGTCACACTTGTCTCCATACTCCAG TACTCCAATGTCTACTGCACCACGCCGAAGGTCCAGGACCTGGTGGATGACAAGGGTCTCCTGGAAGAGTGTCTGTCCTATGTCACCAAACAAG GGCATAAGAGGGCCAGCCTCAGGGATGTCTTCCAGCTGTACTGCGGCCTGAGCCCTGGCACCACCGTGCGAGACCTCATCTCCCGCTAcaccctgcagctccagagggtGGACGAGAG GAGGCTTATCCAGTTTGGTTTGATGAAGGGCCTTATTCGGCGGCTCCAGAAATACCCCGTCAAGGTCGCCCGGGATGAGCGGAGCCACCCAGCCCGGCTGTACACGGGCTGCCACAGCTACGATGAGATCTGCTGCAAGACTG GCATGAGTTACAAGGAGCTGGATGAGCGCCTGGAGAACGACCCCAACATCATCATGTGCTGGAAGTGA
- the ZMYND10 gene encoding zinc finger MYND domain-containing protein 10 isoform X1: MAAVPGPLPPAEAEALVRALQGTELRDIGGQGWLRQHEYVEKLNMHGILSASAGQEQLLTELLVTHAKIPVLIGELISVEIWKHKVFPVLCRLEDFKPRSTFPIYVVLHHEASIINLLETVFFYREICESAEDSILDLIDYCHRKLTLLAARSTKAQAVTSADLRAEGLPSPSSMQELQKQAETMEFEISLKALSVLRFITDQVESLPLSALTRMLNTHNLPCLLAELVEHCPWSCWESGKLKKFENGTWHVVPPEDQVKMTKLDGQVWLALLNLLLSPECQRKYRFDGFNKSQLLKLRAFLTDVLIDQLPNLVEMQRFLSYLAVTEPAPPKKDLILEQVPIIRDHILKKNSGKWEAIAKHQVKHAFSPSEEELKFQARRWAQTYSLDMMEALAPDKPRCRVCGVEAAKRCSRCRNEWYCTRACQVQHWQKHKPACNLMAEVPRSVDDL, from the exons ATGGCTGCCGTGCCCGGGCCGCTGCCACCCGCCGAGGCTGAGGCGTTGGTGCGAGCCCTGCAGGGCACCGAGCTGCGGGACATCGGCGGGCAGGG ATGGCTTCGGCAGCATGAGTATGTGGAGAAGCTCAACATGCACGGCATCCTGAGTGCCTCAGCgggccaggagcagctcctcacTGAGCTGCTGGTCACTCACGCCAAG ATTCCTGTTCTCATTGGGGAGCTGATTTCTGTGGAGATCTGGAAGCACAAGGTCTTTCCCGTGCTGTGCCGGCTGGAGGACTTCAAGCCGAGAAGCACCTTCCCCATCTATGTGGTG ctgcaCCACGAAGCCTCCATCATCAACCTCCTGGAGACAGTGTTCTTTTACAGG GAGATCTGCGAGTCAGCAGAGGACAGCATTCTGGATTTGATTGATTATTGCCACCGCAAGCTGACCCTGCTGGCAGCTCGGAGCACCAAGGCACAGGCAGTGACCTCGGCAGACCTTCGTGCTGAGGGTCTGCCCAGCCCGTCCTCCATGCAG gagctgcagaagcaggCAGAGACGATGGAGTTTGAGATTTCCCTGAAGGCCCTGTCCGTGCTGCGGTTCATCACCGACCAGGTGGAGAG TCTGCCCCTGAGTGCACTGACACGGATGCTGAACACCCACAACCTGCCCTGCCTCCTTGCCGAGCTGGTGGAGCAttgtccctggagctgctgggaatcAG GCAAGCTCAAGAAGTTTGAGAATGGCACGTGGCACGTGGTGCCCCCTGAGGACCAGGTGAAGATGACCAAACTCGATGGGCAGGTGTGGCTTGCCCTCCTCAACCTCCTGCTCAGCCCCGAGTGCCAGCGCAAATATCGCTTCGATGGCTTCAACAAGAGCCAGCTCCTCAAG CTCCGTGCATTCCTGACAGACGTCCTCATTGACCAGCTGCCCAACCTGGTGGAGATGCAGAGATTTCTGAGTTACCTCGCAGTGACAGAGCCTGCTCCCCCCAAAAAGGATCTCATCCTGGAGCAG GTTCCTATAATCCGGGACCATATCCTCAAGAAAAACTCGGGGAAGTGGGAGGCCATTGCCAAGCACCAGGTGAAGCATGCCTTCAGCCCCAGTGAGGAGGAGCTGAAGTTCCAGGCACGCAG GTGGGCACAGACCTACAGCCTGGACATGATGGAGGCTCTGGCCCCTGACAAGCCCCGCTGCAGGGTGTGTGGTGTAGAAGCGGCCAAGCGCTGCTCTCGCTGCCGGAACGAGTGGTACTGCACACG GGCATGCCAGGTCCAGCACTGGCAGAAGCACAAACCTGCCTGCAACCTGATGGCTGAGGTGCCGAGGAGTGTGGATGACCTGTAA
- the ZMYND10 gene encoding zinc finger MYND domain-containing protein 10 isoform X3: MAAVPGPLPPAEAEALVRALQGTELRDIGGQGWLRQHEYVEKLNMHGILSASAGQEQLLTELLVTHAKIPVLIGELISVEIWKHKVFPVLCRLEDFKPRSTFPIYVVLHHEASIINLLETVFFYREICESAEDSILDLIDYCHRKLTLLAARSTKAQAVTSADLRAEGLPSPSSMQELQKQAETMEFEISLKALSVLRFITDQVESLPLSALTRMLNTHNLPCLLAELVEHCPWSCWESGKLKKFENGTWHVVPPEDQVKMTKLDGQVWLALLNLLLSPECQRKYRFDGFNKSQLLKVPIIRDHILKKNSGKWEAIAKHQVKHAFSPSEEELKFQARRWAQTYSLDMMEALAPDKPRCRVCGVEAAKRCSRCRNEWYCTRACQVQHWQKHKPACNLMAEVPRSVDDL, encoded by the exons ATGGCTGCCGTGCCCGGGCCGCTGCCACCCGCCGAGGCTGAGGCGTTGGTGCGAGCCCTGCAGGGCACCGAGCTGCGGGACATCGGCGGGCAGGG ATGGCTTCGGCAGCATGAGTATGTGGAGAAGCTCAACATGCACGGCATCCTGAGTGCCTCAGCgggccaggagcagctcctcacTGAGCTGCTGGTCACTCACGCCAAG ATTCCTGTTCTCATTGGGGAGCTGATTTCTGTGGAGATCTGGAAGCACAAGGTCTTTCCCGTGCTGTGCCGGCTGGAGGACTTCAAGCCGAGAAGCACCTTCCCCATCTATGTGGTG ctgcaCCACGAAGCCTCCATCATCAACCTCCTGGAGACAGTGTTCTTTTACAGG GAGATCTGCGAGTCAGCAGAGGACAGCATTCTGGATTTGATTGATTATTGCCACCGCAAGCTGACCCTGCTGGCAGCTCGGAGCACCAAGGCACAGGCAGTGACCTCGGCAGACCTTCGTGCTGAGGGTCTGCCCAGCCCGTCCTCCATGCAG gagctgcagaagcaggCAGAGACGATGGAGTTTGAGATTTCCCTGAAGGCCCTGTCCGTGCTGCGGTTCATCACCGACCAGGTGGAGAG TCTGCCCCTGAGTGCACTGACACGGATGCTGAACACCCACAACCTGCCCTGCCTCCTTGCCGAGCTGGTGGAGCAttgtccctggagctgctgggaatcAG GCAAGCTCAAGAAGTTTGAGAATGGCACGTGGCACGTGGTGCCCCCTGAGGACCAGGTGAAGATGACCAAACTCGATGGGCAGGTGTGGCTTGCCCTCCTCAACCTCCTGCTCAGCCCCGAGTGCCAGCGCAAATATCGCTTCGATGGCTTCAACAAGAGCCAGCTCCTCAAG GTTCCTATAATCCGGGACCATATCCTCAAGAAAAACTCGGGGAAGTGGGAGGCCATTGCCAAGCACCAGGTGAAGCATGCCTTCAGCCCCAGTGAGGAGGAGCTGAAGTTCCAGGCACGCAG GTGGGCACAGACCTACAGCCTGGACATGATGGAGGCTCTGGCCCCTGACAAGCCCCGCTGCAGGGTGTGTGGTGTAGAAGCGGCCAAGCGCTGCTCTCGCTGCCGGAACGAGTGGTACTGCACACG GGCATGCCAGGTCCAGCACTGGCAGAAGCACAAACCTGCCTGCAACCTGATGGCTGAGGTGCCGAGGAGTGTGGATGACCTGTAA
- the ZMYND10 gene encoding zinc finger MYND domain-containing protein 10 isoform X2 translates to MAAVPGPLPPAEAEALVRALQGTELRDIGGQGWLRQHEYVEKLNMHGILSASAGQEQLLTELLVTHAKIPVLIGELISVEIWKHKVFPVLCRLEDFKPRSTFPIYVVLHHEASIINLLETVFFYRICESAEDSILDLIDYCHRKLTLLAARSTKAQAVTSADLRAEGLPSPSSMQELQKQAETMEFEISLKALSVLRFITDQVESLPLSALTRMLNTHNLPCLLAELVEHCPWSCWESGKLKKFENGTWHVVPPEDQVKMTKLDGQVWLALLNLLLSPECQRKYRFDGFNKSQLLKLRAFLTDVLIDQLPNLVEMQRFLSYLAVTEPAPPKKDLILEQVPIIRDHILKKNSGKWEAIAKHQVKHAFSPSEEELKFQARRWAQTYSLDMMEALAPDKPRCRVCGVEAAKRCSRCRNEWYCTRACQVQHWQKHKPACNLMAEVPRSVDDL, encoded by the exons ATGGCTGCCGTGCCCGGGCCGCTGCCACCCGCCGAGGCTGAGGCGTTGGTGCGAGCCCTGCAGGGCACCGAGCTGCGGGACATCGGCGGGCAGGG ATGGCTTCGGCAGCATGAGTATGTGGAGAAGCTCAACATGCACGGCATCCTGAGTGCCTCAGCgggccaggagcagctcctcacTGAGCTGCTGGTCACTCACGCCAAG ATTCCTGTTCTCATTGGGGAGCTGATTTCTGTGGAGATCTGGAAGCACAAGGTCTTTCCCGTGCTGTGCCGGCTGGAGGACTTCAAGCCGAGAAGCACCTTCCCCATCTATGTGGTG ctgcaCCACGAAGCCTCCATCATCAACCTCCTGGAGACAGTGTTCTTTTACAGG ATCTGCGAGTCAGCAGAGGACAGCATTCTGGATTTGATTGATTATTGCCACCGCAAGCTGACCCTGCTGGCAGCTCGGAGCACCAAGGCACAGGCAGTGACCTCGGCAGACCTTCGTGCTGAGGGTCTGCCCAGCCCGTCCTCCATGCAG gagctgcagaagcaggCAGAGACGATGGAGTTTGAGATTTCCCTGAAGGCCCTGTCCGTGCTGCGGTTCATCACCGACCAGGTGGAGAG TCTGCCCCTGAGTGCACTGACACGGATGCTGAACACCCACAACCTGCCCTGCCTCCTTGCCGAGCTGGTGGAGCAttgtccctggagctgctgggaatcAG GCAAGCTCAAGAAGTTTGAGAATGGCACGTGGCACGTGGTGCCCCCTGAGGACCAGGTGAAGATGACCAAACTCGATGGGCAGGTGTGGCTTGCCCTCCTCAACCTCCTGCTCAGCCCCGAGTGCCAGCGCAAATATCGCTTCGATGGCTTCAACAAGAGCCAGCTCCTCAAG CTCCGTGCATTCCTGACAGACGTCCTCATTGACCAGCTGCCCAACCTGGTGGAGATGCAGAGATTTCTGAGTTACCTCGCAGTGACAGAGCCTGCTCCCCCCAAAAAGGATCTCATCCTGGAGCAG GTTCCTATAATCCGGGACCATATCCTCAAGAAAAACTCGGGGAAGTGGGAGGCCATTGCCAAGCACCAGGTGAAGCATGCCTTCAGCCCCAGTGAGGAGGAGCTGAAGTTCCAGGCACGCAG GTGGGCACAGACCTACAGCCTGGACATGATGGAGGCTCTGGCCCCTGACAAGCCCCGCTGCAGGGTGTGTGGTGTAGAAGCGGCCAAGCGCTGCTCTCGCTGCCGGAACGAGTGGTACTGCACACG GGCATGCCAGGTCCAGCACTGGCAGAAGCACAAACCTGCCTGCAACCTGATGGCTGAGGTGCCGAGGAGTGTGGATGACCTGTAA
- the ZMYND10 gene encoding zinc finger MYND domain-containing protein 10 isoform X4 produces MHGILSASAGQEQLLTELLVTHAKIPVLIGELISVEIWKHKVFPVLCRLEDFKPRSTFPIYVVLHHEASIINLLETVFFYREICESAEDSILDLIDYCHRKLTLLAARSTKAQAVTSADLRAEGLPSPSSMQELQKQAETMEFEISLKALSVLRFITDQVESLPLSALTRMLNTHNLPCLLAELVEHCPWSCWESGKLKKFENGTWHVVPPEDQVKMTKLDGQVWLALLNLLLSPECQRKYRFDGFNKSQLLKLRAFLTDVLIDQLPNLVEMQRFLSYLAVTEPAPPKKDLILEQVPIIRDHILKKNSGKWEAIAKHQVKHAFSPSEEELKFQARRWAQTYSLDMMEALAPDKPRCRVCGVEAAKRCSRCRNEWYCTRACQVQHWQKHKPACNLMAEVPRSVDDL; encoded by the exons ATGCACGGCATCCTGAGTGCCTCAGCgggccaggagcagctcctcacTGAGCTGCTGGTCACTCACGCCAAG ATTCCTGTTCTCATTGGGGAGCTGATTTCTGTGGAGATCTGGAAGCACAAGGTCTTTCCCGTGCTGTGCCGGCTGGAGGACTTCAAGCCGAGAAGCACCTTCCCCATCTATGTGGTG ctgcaCCACGAAGCCTCCATCATCAACCTCCTGGAGACAGTGTTCTTTTACAGG GAGATCTGCGAGTCAGCAGAGGACAGCATTCTGGATTTGATTGATTATTGCCACCGCAAGCTGACCCTGCTGGCAGCTCGGAGCACCAAGGCACAGGCAGTGACCTCGGCAGACCTTCGTGCTGAGGGTCTGCCCAGCCCGTCCTCCATGCAG gagctgcagaagcaggCAGAGACGATGGAGTTTGAGATTTCCCTGAAGGCCCTGTCCGTGCTGCGGTTCATCACCGACCAGGTGGAGAG TCTGCCCCTGAGTGCACTGACACGGATGCTGAACACCCACAACCTGCCCTGCCTCCTTGCCGAGCTGGTGGAGCAttgtccctggagctgctgggaatcAG GCAAGCTCAAGAAGTTTGAGAATGGCACGTGGCACGTGGTGCCCCCTGAGGACCAGGTGAAGATGACCAAACTCGATGGGCAGGTGTGGCTTGCCCTCCTCAACCTCCTGCTCAGCCCCGAGTGCCAGCGCAAATATCGCTTCGATGGCTTCAACAAGAGCCAGCTCCTCAAG CTCCGTGCATTCCTGACAGACGTCCTCATTGACCAGCTGCCCAACCTGGTGGAGATGCAGAGATTTCTGAGTTACCTCGCAGTGACAGAGCCTGCTCCCCCCAAAAAGGATCTCATCCTGGAGCAG GTTCCTATAATCCGGGACCATATCCTCAAGAAAAACTCGGGGAAGTGGGAGGCCATTGCCAAGCACCAGGTGAAGCATGCCTTCAGCCCCAGTGAGGAGGAGCTGAAGTTCCAGGCACGCAG GTGGGCACAGACCTACAGCCTGGACATGATGGAGGCTCTGGCCCCTGACAAGCCCCGCTGCAGGGTGTGTGGTGTAGAAGCGGCCAAGCGCTGCTCTCGCTGCCGGAACGAGTGGTACTGCACACG GGCATGCCAGGTCCAGCACTGGCAGAAGCACAAACCTGCCTGCAACCTGATGGCTGAGGTGCCGAGGAGTGTGGATGACCTGTAA